AGGTCATCCGTCGTGGAGACGTCTTCCTGGTGAACTTCAGACCTGCCCGGGAAGATGAGGCCAGTGATGTGCGCCCAGCCGTGGTGGTCACCAACAACCTTGCCAATCAAGAAGGGACCACCATCGTGGTGGTGCCCATCACCAGCAACACCGAGAAGGTCTACCCCTTCCAGGTGCATTTGCCGGTGGAGCGGAGTGGTTTGAATCAGGACTCCAAAATCCAGGTGGAACAGTTGCGCAGCATCAGTGTCAGTCGGCTGGGCAAGCGTCTGTCCCACCTGCCTGAGGACCTGATGGAAGAACTGAACCGGAAGATCAAGTTGCATCTGGCCCTGATCTGAGACCAGGAGCCCATCTGGAAAGTCTGGGAGATGGGAGCCAGGTTGCGCCAGATGATGAGGGAGGAGACTGGCCGAATCAAGCCTGCTTTGTGCACCAGGCCGCCGGTTCCTTTTTTGCGTCTGCTCATCGCTTCACTCGCCTTTTGTCTGTGAGAGGCCGAGAAATTATGCTGAGAAACAACAAATCATGAAGTGTTAAACTTGGTTCATGCAGCTTCCGATTGGCATTCAGGATTTCCAGAAACTCAGGGAGGGGAACTACGTGTATGTGGACAAAACACAGCACATGTTGCCCTTCGTTCAGGGGGGATACTATTTTCTCTCTCGTCCCAGACGTTTTGGAAAGTCTCTGACCATCAGCACCCTGAAGGCGCTGTTCGAAGGCAAGAAGCACCTGTTCGAAGGCTTATGGATTCACAACCAGCATGATTTTGAGCCACATCCCGTGCTCCACCTGAACCTCCCCGGAGTGGAATCGCGGGAACTTCCTCTGAGCGTGGGTTTAACGCTTTACTTTCAGGAGCAGGCCGCACGTTTTGGGCTGACCATCAGTGACCGCTCGGCCAGATTGGCCTTTCGGGACCTGATCCTGGGGCTCTCCAAAGGGGGGAAGGTGGTGTTGCTCGTTGATGAGTACGATAAACCGCTGGTGGATTTTCTGGACGATCCAGAAAAGCTGGCCGAGCATCAGGACCTGCTGAAAAGTGTGTATGGAACCATCAAAGAACTGGATGAGCACTTGCATCTGGTGATCCTGACGGGGGTCTCAAAATTTGGGAAACTGAGCCTGTTCAGTGACCTCAACAACCTCTATGACGCTTCCCTGGACCCCAGGTTTGCAGAACTCTGTGGCTATACCCGTGAAGAACTCGAGCGGGATTTTGCTGAACATCATGGACAGGCCCAGGAACGCTTGAACATGCCCTCAGAGACCTACTGGGAAACAGTGAAACGCTGGTACAATGGCTACTCCTGGGGGCAGCATTCTGCTGTCTATTGCCCGTTCAGCATGCTGGTTTTTTTGCAGAACCCGGTCTTCAAGCCGTACTGGTACGAAACGGGAACCCCCACCTTTTTGATGAAACTGGTCCGAAAGCAAGGTTACACCCCCTTTCAACTGGAGCACCTCCGGGCTGGAGAGCAGGTGGTCAGCACCTCCAGTGTGGAACACCTGGATCCCATCTCGATCATGTTCCAGACGGGATATTTGACCCTCAAAGAGATTCAGCCCTCCATTTATGGCACCAGTTACACCCTGGGCTTTCCCAATGAGGAAGTCCGGGTGGCTTTTGCCCAGAACCTGCTCCAGGAATACACAGATCACCAGGACAGTCAGGCAGGGTTGCTGGGAGTCACTTTAAGGGATGCCCTGCTGCATCAGAACTGGGAGGGCTTTTTTGAGGGAGTGAATGCCACCCTGGCCGGAGTGCCTTACGAAATCTTTCCCCGGAAAGAAGCCTTTTTCAATTCTCTGATGCACCTGATGCTGGTGTCCACTGGCCTGCCCACCCTCAGCCAGGTGCAAACCAGCAAAGGCCGCATGGACACGGTGATTGAACTGTCGAATCAAGTCTTCATCTTCGAATTCAAGTTGGACGGCACAGCTCAGGAGGCCCTGGAGCAGATCAGAGGGGCTGGCTATGGAGAAAAGTACCTGGGGAAACAGGTGCTGATGCTGGGGGTCAATTTTGACTCTGCCAGCAAAAGTGTGTCTGAGTGGACATCGGACGTGATCAACTCCAGTGGTTGAGCAACAACGGCTCAGTCCTGACAGCTTTGTTGGAGCGTGAAAAGTTGGTCTGTTACATTGACACTCCACGCCGGGTAGCCGGGTGAGCCTTACGGCTCTCCCAGCCCCCTCAGAACCGTGCGTGCGACTTTCACCGCACACGGCTCAAGCCTTCAAGCCCTTGTACCCAACTCGCTGGTGATGAGCATGGTGGCACCAGCGATGCACCAACATCCGGTTATCCAACGTATCCGGCCCCCCAGCATGTTTTGGTGAAACATGGTGGTTGTCCGTGTCTTCCGCGTCCAGCGGAAGACGGCACAGTCCACACATTCCCTCCTGAATACGCAGTAATGCGAGCCTATCTTTCTGATGTGTCTGACGCGCCACGTTCCGTTTCTGCCGGATTCGCCAATACTCCCTGATCGCTGGGTCAAAGGGTGATGAACGTCCTTCAACCTTCGTGAACCGGGTGATTGGTGTGGCCGAGCGGCGCAGAAGTTGCGCGTTGCCTTCGTGGAAAGTCCAGAGGCCGTCATTGCGGAAGTACCGTTGCTTGACCCACTTGGCGGGTTTGTTGGGGTGGCGACGTTTTGCCCACACCCATAACATTTCCCACGTTCGGTGGTCTGCCTTGTCAAAATTTCCTTTTCCGGCACAGTGTCGGTAATAGTTTGACCATCCCCGGATGACCGGGTTCAGGTCGTGGATTACCTGTGTTGCTTCGGTCTGATGGTGGCGTTTCAGGTACGTTTTGATGCTTCTGAGATGGTGCAACACCTTTTCCTTTTGGGGTTTGGTGAGCAGGGTTCCTTTGAAGCGGCGTACCGTGAAACCCAGGAAGTCAAAGCCCTCATCCACATGCACGATGCGGGTTTTTGCTTCGCTGAGTTCCAGACCGCGTTGCCGCAGGAAATCCGTGAGTTTGGGCATCACGTATTCCTCCAGCACCTC
The Deinococcus roseus genome window above contains:
- a CDS encoding type II toxin-antitoxin system PemK/MazF family toxin; the encoded protein is MKVIRRGDVFLVNFRPAREDEASDVRPAVVVTNNLANQEGTTIVVVPITSNTEKVYPFQVHLPVERSGLNQDSKIQVEQLRSISVSRLGKRLSHLPEDLMEELNRKIKLHLALI
- a CDS encoding ATP-binding protein, with product MQLPIGIQDFQKLREGNYVYVDKTQHMLPFVQGGYYFLSRPRRFGKSLTISTLKALFEGKKHLFEGLWIHNQHDFEPHPVLHLNLPGVESRELPLSVGLTLYFQEQAARFGLTISDRSARLAFRDLILGLSKGGKVVLLVDEYDKPLVDFLDDPEKLAEHQDLLKSVYGTIKELDEHLHLVILTGVSKFGKLSLFSDLNNLYDASLDPRFAELCGYTREELERDFAEHHGQAQERLNMPSETYWETVKRWYNGYSWGQHSAVYCPFSMLVFLQNPVFKPYWYETGTPTFLMKLVRKQGYTPFQLEHLRAGEQVVSTSSVEHLDPISIMFQTGYLTLKEIQPSIYGTSYTLGFPNEEVRVAFAQNLLQEYTDHQDSQAGLLGVTLRDALLHQNWEGFFEGVNATLAGVPYEIFPRKEAFFNSLMHLMLVSTGLPTLSQVQTSKGRMDTVIELSNQVFIFEFKLDGTAQEALEQIRGAGYGEKYLGKQVLMLGVNFDSASKSVSEWTSDVINSSG